The following coding sequences are from one Achromobacter sp. B7 window:
- a CDS encoding tRNA U-34 5-methylaminomethyl-2-thiouridine biosynthesis protein translates to MSIVSAFLVPGSPLPQLRPDVAPWGRLRDALAQAGKSLAESKPDCVLVYSTQWFAVLDQLWITRARSTGLHVDENWHEFGEQAFDIYSDAALAHRCVQACNDAGIKTRGVDYDQFPIDTGTITVTTLMNFGTAALPVVIAANNLYHSPEQTEQLGAIAASALQDKRVAVVGIGGLSNSMFRETIDLQEDHILSDADDTWNRRLLALMESGDVQALRASLPDYAKEAHPDMGLKQFHWLLGAMGGTFKQAIVHGYAPVYGSGGAVVEFKLQ, encoded by the coding sequence AGACGCCTTGGCGCAAGCAGGCAAATCGCTGGCCGAATCCAAACCCGATTGCGTGCTGGTCTATTCGACGCAATGGTTCGCCGTGCTGGACCAGCTATGGATCACCCGGGCACGCAGTACCGGCCTGCATGTCGATGAAAACTGGCACGAGTTCGGCGAGCAGGCGTTCGACATCTATTCGGATGCCGCCCTGGCGCACCGCTGCGTGCAGGCTTGCAATGACGCCGGCATCAAGACACGCGGCGTCGACTATGACCAGTTTCCGATCGACACGGGCACGATCACCGTGACCACGCTGATGAACTTCGGTACGGCCGCGCTTCCCGTCGTCATCGCCGCCAACAACCTTTATCACAGCCCCGAGCAGACCGAGCAGCTGGGCGCCATCGCCGCGTCCGCCTTGCAGGACAAGCGCGTGGCGGTGGTGGGAATCGGGGGCCTGTCCAACAGCATGTTCCGCGAAACCATCGACCTTCAGGAAGACCACATTCTTTCCGACGCCGATGACACGTGGAACCGGCGCCTGCTTGCCCTGATGGAAAGCGGCGACGTCCAAGCCCTGCGCGCAAGCCTGCCCGACTATGCCAAAGAAGCGCATCCGGACATGGGCCTCAAGCAGTTCCATTGGCTGCTGGGCGCGATGGGCGGAACTTTCAAGCAGGCAATCGTGCATGGGTATGCACCGGTATACGGCAGCGGCGGCGCTGTCGTGGAGTTCAAGCTCCAGTAG